The following are encoded together in the Pseudomonas sediminis genome:
- a CDS encoding M48 family metallopeptidase produces MVALKYLQGYPVALQQQVRQLIADDRLGDYLAQRYPGRHEVQSDKALYGYVMALKQEHLKNAPAIDKVLYDNRLDLTHRALGLHTAVSRVQGGKLKAKKEIRVASLFRDAAPAFLQMIVVHELAHLKESDHNKAFYKLCDHMLPGYAQIEFDLRMYLTWREMTAAN; encoded by the coding sequence ATCGTGGCGTTGAAGTATCTACAGGGTTATCCGGTCGCCTTGCAGCAGCAGGTTCGTCAGCTGATCGCCGATGATCGGCTTGGCGACTACCTGGCGCAGCGCTATCCGGGGCGGCATGAAGTGCAGAGTGACAAGGCGCTGTACGGCTACGTCATGGCGCTCAAGCAGGAGCACCTGAAGAACGCGCCGGCCATCGACAAGGTGCTCTACGACAATCGGCTCGACCTCACGCACCGCGCCCTTGGCCTGCATACGGCGGTTTCGCGTGTGCAGGGCGGCAAGCTCAAGGCGAAAAAGGAGATTCGTGTTGCTTCGCTGTTTCGCGATGCGGCGCCGGCCTTTCTGCAGATGATCGTGGTGCACGAGTTGGCGCACCTGAAAGAGAGCGATCACAACAAGGCCTTCTACAAGCTGTGCGACCACATGTTGCCGGGCTATGCGCAGATCGAGTTCGACCTGCGCATGTACCTGACCTGGCGTGAGATGACAGCGGCGAACTGA
- a CDS encoding GreA/GreB family elongation factor, with translation MDKNQLLQDVLAHLQADLEQASLAALSAHETATHEENVAENKYDTLGLEAAYLASGQARRVEELRQTLITWRQLRPRPFDIELGIELGALVQLAAEDGHEQWLFIGPPGASMKLQLADQSIQVLGNTAPLGKLLLGKKPGDEISLPIGSRQQVFEVLAAT, from the coding sequence ATGGACAAGAATCAACTGCTGCAAGACGTACTCGCCCACCTGCAGGCCGACCTAGAACAGGCCAGCCTCGCCGCTCTCAGCGCCCACGAAACGGCCACCCACGAAGAGAACGTCGCCGAGAACAAGTACGACACCCTGGGACTGGAAGCGGCCTACCTGGCCAGCGGCCAGGCGCGCCGCGTCGAAGAACTGCGCCAGACCCTGATCACCTGGCGCCAGTTGCGCCCGCGGCCGTTCGATATCGAGCTAGGTATCGAGCTCGGTGCGCTGGTGCAGCTTGCGGCTGAGGATGGCCACGAACAATGGTTGTTCATTGGCCCACCAGGCGCCAGCATGAAACTGCAACTGGCCGACCAGAGCATCCAGGTACTGGGCAATACCGCACCGCTTGGCAAGTTGCTACTTGGCAAGAAGCCCGGCGACGAGATAAGCCTGCCAATAGGAAGCCGCCAGCAGGTTTTCGAGGTGCTGGCAGCCACGTGA
- a CDS encoding DUF2789 domain-containing protein — MENPVHSLPALFKQLGLPDDAASINAFISTHSPLPDACKLSEAPFWTPAQAALLREEILEDADWAPVVDQLNVRLHG, encoded by the coding sequence ATGGAAAATCCAGTCCACAGCCTGCCAGCCCTGTTCAAGCAGCTCGGCCTGCCTGACGATGCCGCCAGCATCAACGCCTTCATCAGCACCCATTCGCCGCTGCCGGATGCCTGCAAACTGTCCGAGGCTCCGTTCTGGACGCCGGCGCAGGCCGCGCTGCTGCGCGAGGAAATTCTCGAAGACGCCGACTGGGCGCCAGTGGTCGACCAGCTCAACGTGCGCCTGCACGGCTGA
- a CDS encoding diguanylate cyclase, whose amino-acid sequence MPANRHTTLACLASLPGLLLVCSLLLASQATLASTRLGDSSAAQDLYGLVDFLADPQSTLSLDDVRAVDAPFQSSLDRRDLSFGYVPGVIWLRLALQSDAQQTRVWRLELNYASLDEVRLYDIGADAVRESRSGDTVPYAQRSVGHRNPVFEIVLQPGEQRMLYLRVDSRGSMTLSGALMSSRDFEQHSQNGYLVHAIYFGVLIALGLYNLLLFLALHERPFLNYVLFMFAFALSVLSLNGLGAQYLWSEAAPWSNRMLPVSLTTAALLSVVFARSFLDTRQWLPRWDKGLLMLSVAIGGAVLASVLLPLQRALQLMSLTGLIATLTLLLTSFVCIGYRVPGARLFALAWLMLLTGAVLLALRNFALIPSNFLTLYAMQIGSGLEMILLSFALAARFNELKRQREAALQLNEQILAKRVTERTQALEQANQRLSELALQDPLTGLANRTALQQHLEQALARSLRRNELLAVMLIDLDGFKPINDQHGHGYGDLILTEVAQRLRQYVRDTDLPARLGGDEFVVICENVQSAEDAQDLAKRLLEGLDTPMYLEDRAVRVGASIGIALSHGADDATLLIRLADAAMYRAKAEGRNRVQLATQQL is encoded by the coding sequence ATGCCAGCCAATCGACACACCACCCTCGCCTGCCTGGCCTCGCTGCCGGGTCTGCTGTTGGTGTGCAGCCTGCTTTTGGCCAGCCAGGCCACCCTCGCCAGTACGCGCCTGGGTGACAGCAGCGCAGCACAGGATCTCTACGGCCTGGTCGACTTTCTCGCCGATCCCCAGAGTACCCTGAGCCTGGACGACGTTCGCGCTGTCGATGCCCCTTTCCAATCCTCGTTGGACCGCCGTGACCTCAGCTTCGGCTACGTGCCGGGGGTGATCTGGCTGCGCCTGGCGCTACAATCGGATGCCCAGCAAACACGCGTCTGGCGCCTGGAACTGAATTACGCCTCGCTGGACGAGGTGCGTCTGTACGACATCGGCGCCGATGCCGTGCGCGAGTCGCGCAGCGGCGACACCGTGCCCTACGCGCAGCGCAGCGTTGGCCATCGCAACCCGGTATTCGAGATCGTTCTGCAGCCCGGCGAACAACGCATGCTGTACCTGCGCGTCGACTCGCGCGGCAGCATGACCCTCAGCGGCGCACTGATGTCTTCGCGCGACTTCGAACAGCACAGCCAGAACGGCTATCTGGTGCACGCCATCTACTTCGGCGTGCTGATCGCCCTGGGGCTGTACAACCTGCTGCTGTTTCTCGCCCTGCACGAGCGGCCTTTCCTCAACTACGTACTGTTCATGTTCGCCTTCGCCCTCAGCGTGCTGTCACTCAATGGCCTTGGCGCGCAGTATCTGTGGTCCGAAGCCGCGCCCTGGAGCAACCGCATGCTGCCGGTCAGCCTGACGACGGCGGCGCTGCTGTCGGTGGTGTTTGCGCGCAGCTTTCTCGACACCCGCCAGTGGCTGCCGCGCTGGGACAAGGGCCTGCTGATGCTGTCCGTCGCCATCGGTGGGGCCGTATTGGCCAGTGTGCTGCTGCCACTGCAGCGCGCGCTGCAGCTGATGTCGCTGACCGGCCTGATCGCCACCCTGACGCTGCTGCTGACCAGCTTCGTCTGCATTGGCTACCGGGTGCCCGGCGCTCGCCTGTTCGCCCTGGCCTGGCTGATGCTACTCACCGGCGCGGTGCTGCTGGCGTTACGCAACTTCGCCCTGATTCCGTCGAACTTCCTTACCCTGTACGCCATGCAGATCGGCTCGGGGCTGGAGATGATCCTGCTGTCCTTCGCCCTGGCGGCACGCTTCAACGAGCTCAAGCGCCAACGCGAAGCCGCGCTGCAGCTCAACGAGCAGATCCTCGCCAAGCGCGTAACCGAACGCACCCAGGCCTTGGAGCAGGCCAATCAGCGCCTCAGCGAGCTGGCGCTGCAGGACCCGCTGACCGGGCTGGCTAACCGCACCGCCCTGCAGCAACACCTGGAGCAGGCTCTGGCGCGCAGCCTGCGCCGCAACGAACTGCTCGCCGTTATGCTGATCGACCTGGACGGCTTCAAGCCGATCAACGACCAGCATGGCCATGGCTACGGCGACCTGATACTGACCGAAGTGGCGCAGCGCCTGCGGCAATACGTGCGCGATACCGATCTGCCTGCGCGCCTGGGCGGTGACGAGTTCGTGGTGATCTGCGAGAACGTGCAATCGGCCGAGGATGCCCAAGACCTGGCCAAACGCCTGCTGGAAGGCCTGGACACCCCGATGTACCTGGAAGATCGTGCCGTACGCGTCGGCGCCAGCATCGGTATCGCCCTGAGCCACGGTGCCGACGATGCCACTCTGCTGATTCGCCTGGCTGATGCTGCGATGTACCGGGCCAAGGCCGAAGGCCGCAACCGCGTACAGCTGGCCACCCAACAGCTTTGA